One Pyxicephalus adspersus chromosome 3, UCB_Pads_2.0, whole genome shotgun sequence genomic window carries:
- the LOC140326539 gene encoding kelch-like protein 23 has translation MEQVDEIILEVEQKLFQVEKSVLAAESNYFQIMFYGGFKENSMHHIHLYGVSETCFQILLDFVKSGNMELNQGNVTDLLETADFLDLRQAKQLCIGYLKQELGVSNCLSMMSYSRQYNCAELFDSAFYVAVTHLSELLQDSEDEFSELDKETLIELLQTDELYVTNEDFVFDAVMKWVMVDSIREKEFEELVSFVRPAFLSLTFLDVLVKRSQRSKEHDVYARLLQMLNTKPPRAWSLMNEVMSTSRTYETLYVLGGKHEKEHQELYVYLPKTSTWRPCSPLQRKNLTQYAVATVGNLVIVTGGYFRGDFVWYSIDWVLIYDSSNNSWTDGPPMKISRNCHCAVGVGLYLYVIGGSTDEGVTPDVEKLDLAEMTWESQSPLIRPVERAAAASVDAKLYVICGRDENGDVYSGVQRLDTETGVWDVITYSPMPRYDLCATVLNGVLYTIGGKALRFDLRTERWSVIEEECLDRKFFMGCCSANGRMYFLGQRRASITSDIPNFVLYDPYLDICQVEDSNLPCPLPIRGCVTMRRFDVWS, from the exons GGATGAAATAATCCTTGAAGTAGAACAGAAATTATTTCAGGTGGAGAAATCTGTTCTGGCTGCAGAAAgtaattattttcaaataatgttttatggTGGATTCAAAGAAAACTCAATGCACCATATCCACTTGTATGGAGTAAGTGAGACCTGTTTTCAGATTCTTCTGGACTTTGTAAAAAGTGGCAACATGGAGCTGAACCAAGGAAATGTTACGGATCTCCTGGAAACTGCTGATTTTTTAGATCTAAGACAAGCTAAGCAGCTGTGTATTGGATACTTAAAACAAGAATTAGGAGTTTCTAACTGTTTGAGTATGATGTCCTACTCTCGACAGTATAACTGTGCAGAACTTTTTGATTCAGCTTTCTATGTTGCAGTCACACATCTATCTGAGCTTTTGCAAGACAGTGAAGATGAATTCAGCGAGTTGGACAAGGAAACCCTCATAGAGTTGCTGCAAACAGATGAACTCTATGTCACTAATGAAGACTTTGTCTTTGATGCTGTGATGAAGTGGGTCATGGTAGACTCCATAAGAGAGAAGGAGTTTGAAGAATTAGTCAGTTTCGTCAGACCTGCTTTTCTTAGTCTCACCTTTCTTGATGTTCTTGTAAAGCGCAGCCAGAGATCAAAAGAGCATGATGTCTACGCAAGGCTTTTACAGATGTTAAACACAAAACCTCCCAGGGCTTGGAGTTTAATGAATGAGGTTATGTCTACAAGCAGAACCTATGAGACCTTGTATGTGCTTGGAGGCAAACATGAAAAAGAGCATCAAGAACTGTATGTCTACTTGCCGAAGACTTCCACATGGAGACCCTGCTCACCCTTACAACGCAAAAATCTCACACAGTATGCAGTCGCCACAGTAG GCAACCTGGTAATTGTTACTGGTGGATATTTCCGTGGGGATTTTGTATGGTATAGCATAGACTGGGTTCTCATATATGACTCCTCTAACAACAGCTGGACCGATGGACCCCCTATGAAGATATCCAGGAACTGCCATTGTGCTGTAGGGGTTGGGCTCTACCTTTATGTTATAGGAGGAAGCACAGATGAGGGTGTTACTCCAGATGTTGAGAAGCTGGACCTGGCAGAGATGACTTGGGAATCCCAAAGCCCTCTAATCAGACCTGTGGAAAGAGCAGCAGCTGCCAGTGTAGATGCCAAACTATATGTCATATGTGGCCGTGATGAGAATGGAGATGTGTACAGCGGAGTGCAGAGGCTAGACACAGAGACCGGTGTGTGGGATGTAATCACCTACTCTCCTATGCCAAG GTATGATCTATGTGCAACAGTTCTTAATGGAGTTCTATACACCATTGGAGGAAAGGCTCTGAGGTTTGACCTTCGTACTGAGAGGTGGTCGGTAATTGAGGAGGAATGTCTTGACCGCAAGTTCTTTATGGGATGCTGTTCTGCTAATGGAAGAATGTATTTCCTGGGACAAAGGAGAGCAAGTATAACAAGTGATATTCCTAACTTCGTCCTGTATGACCCATATTTGGACATCTGCCAGGTGGAAGATAGCAATCTTCCTTGTCCTCTTCCCATCAGGGGCTGTGTAACCATGAGACGCTTTGATGTTTGGTCTTGA